Proteins co-encoded in one Astyanax mexicanus isolate ESR-SI-001 chromosome 1, AstMex3_surface, whole genome shotgun sequence genomic window:
- the wasf3b gene encoding wiskott-Aldrich syndrome protein family member 3b isoform X2 → MFYLRANSLQDRIDRLAVKVTQLDSTVEEVSLQDINMRKAFKSSTVQDQQVVSQRSIPIPVKEMYNISDKPPPLNILSPYRDDNKEGLKFYTDPSYFFDLWKEKMLQDTEDKRKEKRRQKEQRRCVDGTLQREVKKVRKARNRRQEWNMMAFDKELRPDHRHTHSLHRGASSENSMSPENRGHGQDHMDHGYLTMPNHAGHAHTYSGPPPSMAALSAHAHMGMEQDYRAASMAYRSGTLGRPHQAPPPPPPTETMNGSMALPPVDYSMDYMNSAPPPPPPAPLIPSAQTAFAMPPMGPVPPQGHPGPMGAGTSYMPNAVPTSGPMAAPPPPGPPPPPPSAAQSITPKRPSVPNEAQPVNDARSDLLAAIRMGIQLKKVQEQQEQQAKREPVGNDVATILSRRIAVEYSDSEDDSELEDNDWSD, encoded by the exons ATGTTTTATCTGCGGGCGAACTCCCTGCAGGACCGCATCGACCGGCTGGCCGTCAAGGTCACTCAGCTGGACTCTACAGTAGAGGAGG TCTCTCTTCAGGACATTAACATGAGGAAGGCCTTTAAAAGCTCTACTGTCCAGGACCAGCAGGTGGTGTCCCAGAGAAGCATTCCTATCCCTGTGAAGGAGATGTACAACATCAGCGACAAACCTCCCCCTCTCAACATCCTCTCACCGTACAG GGATGATAACAAAGAAGGGCTGAAGTTCTACACAGATCCCTCCTACTTCTTTGACCTGTGGAAGGAGAAGATGCTGCAGGACACGGAGGacaagaggaaagaaaaaagacgACAGAAG GAGCAGAGGCGGTGCGTGGACGGCACGCTGCAGAGGGAGGTGAAGAAAGTGAGGAAAGCTCGAAACCGCAGGCAGGAGTGGAACATGATGGCCTTCGATAAGGAGCTGAGGCCAGACCACCGGCATACACACTCGCTGCACAGAGGAGCTTCTTCTGAAAACTCCATGTCTCCAGAGAACAG AGGACACGGACAAGACCACATGGATCATGGCTATCTAACCATGCCCAACCATGCTGGTCATGCCCACACATACTCTGGCCCTCCACCCAGTATGGCAGCCCTCTCAGCTCATGCCCATATGGGTATGGAACAGGACTATAGAGCAGCATCTATGGCCTATCGCTCTGGCACACTGGGCCGTCCACATCAGGCCCCGCCTCCTCCTCCACCCACAGAGACCATGAACGGCTCCATGGCTCTTCCACCTGTGGACTACAG tATGGATTACATGAATTCAGCACCTCCGCCGCCACCACCAGCTCCTCTCATCCCATCAGCCCAAACAGCCTTTGCTATGCCCCCCATGGGCCCAGTTCCACCTCAAGGTCATCCAGGACCAATGGGTGCGGGCACGAGCTACATGCCGAATGCTGTTCCTACCTCTGGACCAATGGCTGCTCCCCCTCCACCAGGTCCCCCACCTCCTCCGCCCAGCGCTGCTCAGTCTATCACTCCCAAACGGCCATCTGTGCCCAATGAGGCCCAGCCTGTTAACGACGCTCGCAGTGACCTGCTGGCTGCCATACGTATGG GTATTCAGCTAAAGAAGGTGCAGGAACAGCAGGAGCAGCAGGCGAAGCGGGAGCCAGTGGGCAACGATGTGGCCACCATCCTCTCCCGTCGCATAGCTGTGGAGTACAGTGATTCTGAAGACGACTCGGAGTTAGAGGACAATGACTGGTCTGACTAG
- the wasf3b gene encoding wiskott-Aldrich syndrome protein family member 3b isoform X1 gives MPLVKRNIEPRHLCRGALPEGIGSELECVMNNTLSAIIRQLSSLSKHAEDIFGELFKEANMFYLRANSLQDRIDRLAVKVTQLDSTVEEVSLQDINMRKAFKSSTVQDQQVVSQRSIPIPVKEMYNISDKPPPLNILSPYRDDNKEGLKFYTDPSYFFDLWKEKMLQDTEDKRKEKRRQKEQRRCVDGTLQREVKKVRKARNRRQEWNMMAFDKELRPDHRHTHSLHRGASSENSMSPENRGHGQDHMDHGYLTMPNHAGHAHTYSGPPPSMAALSAHAHMGMEQDYRAASMAYRSGTLGRPHQAPPPPPPTETMNGSMALPPVDYSMDYMNSAPPPPPPAPLIPSAQTAFAMPPMGPVPPQGHPGPMGAGTSYMPNAVPTSGPMAAPPPPGPPPPPPSAAQSITPKRPSVPNEAQPVNDARSDLLAAIRMGIQLKKVQEQQEQQAKREPVGNDVATILSRRIAVEYSDSEDDSELEDNDWSD, from the exons ATGCCGCTGGTGAAGAGGAATATTGAACCCCGGCATCTTTGCCGTGGGGCGCTGCCCGAGGGCATCGGGAGTGAGCTGGAGTGTGTGATGAACAACACCCTCTCAGCCATCATCCGCCAGCTCAGTAGCCTca GTAAGCATGCTGAGGATATATTCGGGGAGCTCTTTAAAGAGGCGAATATGTTTTATCTGCGGGCGAACTCCCTGCAGGACCGCATCGACCGGCTGGCCGTCAAGGTCACTCAGCTGGACTCTACAGTAGAGGAGG TCTCTCTTCAGGACATTAACATGAGGAAGGCCTTTAAAAGCTCTACTGTCCAGGACCAGCAGGTGGTGTCCCAGAGAAGCATTCCTATCCCTGTGAAGGAGATGTACAACATCAGCGACAAACCTCCCCCTCTCAACATCCTCTCACCGTACAG GGATGATAACAAAGAAGGGCTGAAGTTCTACACAGATCCCTCCTACTTCTTTGACCTGTGGAAGGAGAAGATGCTGCAGGACACGGAGGacaagaggaaagaaaaaagacgACAGAAG GAGCAGAGGCGGTGCGTGGACGGCACGCTGCAGAGGGAGGTGAAGAAAGTGAGGAAAGCTCGAAACCGCAGGCAGGAGTGGAACATGATGGCCTTCGATAAGGAGCTGAGGCCAGACCACCGGCATACACACTCGCTGCACAGAGGAGCTTCTTCTGAAAACTCCATGTCTCCAGAGAACAG AGGACACGGACAAGACCACATGGATCATGGCTATCTAACCATGCCCAACCATGCTGGTCATGCCCACACATACTCTGGCCCTCCACCCAGTATGGCAGCCCTCTCAGCTCATGCCCATATGGGTATGGAACAGGACTATAGAGCAGCATCTATGGCCTATCGCTCTGGCACACTGGGCCGTCCACATCAGGCCCCGCCTCCTCCTCCACCCACAGAGACCATGAACGGCTCCATGGCTCTTCCACCTGTGGACTACAG tATGGATTACATGAATTCAGCACCTCCGCCGCCACCACCAGCTCCTCTCATCCCATCAGCCCAAACAGCCTTTGCTATGCCCCCCATGGGCCCAGTTCCACCTCAAGGTCATCCAGGACCAATGGGTGCGGGCACGAGCTACATGCCGAATGCTGTTCCTACCTCTGGACCAATGGCTGCTCCCCCTCCACCAGGTCCCCCACCTCCTCCGCCCAGCGCTGCTCAGTCTATCACTCCCAAACGGCCATCTGTGCCCAATGAGGCCCAGCCTGTTAACGACGCTCGCAGTGACCTGCTGGCTGCCATACGTATGG GTATTCAGCTAAAGAAGGTGCAGGAACAGCAGGAGCAGCAGGCGAAGCGGGAGCCAGTGGGCAACGATGTGGCCACCATCCTCTCCCGTCGCATAGCTGTGGAGTACAGTGATTCTGAAGACGACTCGGAGTTAGAGGACAATGACTGGTCTGACTAG
- the gpr12 gene encoding G-protein coupled receptor 12, whose product MSEEVSVAPGWLTPDPLWVSSGGGSMENITVGTFPPAAVLPPRPPPELLVNPWDIVLCTSGTLIACENALVVLVIWQNPALRAPMFLLIGSLALADLLAGVGLVLHFAFAYLLRSDSAQLLTVGLVVASFSASVFSLLAITIDRYLSLYYALTYNSERTAAFTYAMLVLLWGVSLCLGLLPVTGVNCLGQEAMCSVVRPLTKNNVAVLSVSFLLLFGLMLQLYVQICKIVMRHAHQIALQHHFLAATPHYVTTRKGVSTLAIILGTFAACWMPFTVYSLVADYTYPPLYTYATLVPATYNSVINPVIYAFRNQEIQKALWLVCCGCVPASVAQRARTPSDV is encoded by the coding sequence ATGAGTGAGGAGGTGTCGGTCGCCCCTGGCTGGCTGACCCCTGACCCCTTGTGGGTCAGCAGTGGCGGCGGTAGCATGGAGAATATCACAGTCGGGACGTTCCCTCCAGCGGCTGTTCTGCCTCCACGGCCTCCACCGGAGCTGCTGGTGAACCCGTGGGACATTGTGCTGTGCACCTCGGGGACGCTAATTGCCTGTGAGAATGCGCTGGTGGTGCTGGTGATCTGGCAGAATCCTGCACTGCGGGCACCCATGTTCCTCCTGATCGGCAGCCTGGCACTGGCTGACCTGCTGGCCGGTGTGGGCCTGGTGCTGCACTTTGCCTTCGCTTACCTGCTGCGCTCGGACTCGGCTCAGCTGCTGACTGTCGGTCTGGTGGTGGCCTCCTTCTCGGCCTCTGTCTTCAGCTTGCTGGCCATCACCATCGACCGCTACCTGTCACTGTACTACGCGCTCACGTACAATTCTGAGCGCACAGCCGCCTTTACCTACGccatgctggtgctgctgtgggGCGTCTCGCTGTGTTTAGGCCTTCTGCCTGTCACGGGAGTCAATTGCCTGGGGCAGGAGGCCATGTGCAGCGTGGTGAGGCCGCTCACCAAAAACAACGTGGCCGTGCTGTCTGTCTCATTTCTGCTGCTTTTCGGCCTCATGCTGCAGCTCTACGTGCAAATCTGCAAGATCGTCATGCGCCATGCCCATCAAATCGCCCTGCAGCATCACTTTCTGGCTGCTACTCCGCACTACGTCACCACGCGCAAGGGCGTCTCCACGCTGGCCATCATCCTGGGCACCTTCGCCGCTTGCTGGATGCCTTTTACTGTCTACTCACTCGTGGCCGACTACACCTACCCGCCGCTGTACACCTACGCCACGCTGGTGCCTGCCACCTACAACTCCGTCATCAACCCTGTCATCTATGCCTTCCGCAACCAGGAGATTCAGAAGGCACTCTGGCTGGTGTGCTGCGGTTGTGTCCCAGCCAGTGTGGCACAAAGGGCCCGGACGCCCAGCGATGTCTGA
- the usp12a gene encoding ubiquitin carboxyl-terminal hydrolase 12A codes for MEILMTVSKFASFCTMGANASALEKEIGSEQFPVNEHYFGLVNFGNTCYCNSVLQALYFCRPFREKILAYRSQPRRKENLLTCLADLFHSIANQKRKVGVIPPKKFITRLRKENELFDNYMQQDAHEFLNYLLNTIADLLQEERKQDKQNGKLANGTLDSQKNNGSPPATTWVHEIFQGTLTNETRCLTCETISSKDEDFLDLSVDVEQNTSITHCLRGFSNTETLCSEYKYYCEECRSKQEAHKRMRVKKLPMILALHLKRFKYMEQLQRYTKLSYRVVFPLELRLFNTSGDATNPERLYDLVAVVVHCGSGPNRGHYIAIVKSHDFWLLFDDDIVEKIDAQAIEEFYGLTSEISKNSESGYILFYQSRD; via the exons ATGGAAATCCTAATGACAGTTTCCAAATTCGCCTCTTTTTGTACCATG gGCGCCAATGCCTCCGCTTTGGAAAAAGAGATTGGCTCGGAGCAGTTCCCTGTCAACGAGCACTACTTTGGACTGGTCAAT TTTGGAAACACCTGCTACTGCAACTCCGTGCTCCAGGCTCTGTACTTCTGCCGGCCGTTTCGTGAGAAGATCTTGGCCTACAGGAGTCAGCCGAGGCGTAAAGAGAACCTGCTCACCTGCCTGGCTGACCTGTTCCACAGCATCGCCAACCAGAAGAGGAAGGTGGGGGTTATCCCCCCGAAGAAGTTCATCACAAGACTACGGAAAGAAAATG AGCTGTTCGATAACTACATGCAACAGGATGCACACGAGTTCCTGAACTACCTGCTAAACACTATCGCTGACCTCCTCCAGGAGGAGAGGAAGCAGGATAAACAGAATGGAAAACTGGCCAACGGCACACTCGATTCACAGAAGAATAATGGTTCCCCACCGGCCACCACCTGGGTACACGAGATCTTCCAGGGCACGCTGACCAATGAGACGCGCTGCCTCACCTGCGAGACG ATAAGCAGCAAAGATGAGGACTTCTTGGATTTGTCTGTGGATGTTGAGCAGAACACTTCAATCACACACTGCCTCag GGGATTCAGTAACACAGAGACCCTGTGCAGTGAATACAAATACTACTGTGAGGAATGTAGAAGTAAACAGGAGGCGCACAAAAG aATGAGGGTGAAAAAGCTACCCATGATCTTAGCCCTTCATCTGAAGAGGTTTAAGTATATGGAGCAGCTTCAGCGCTACACTAAGCTAAGCTACCGCGTGGTCTTCCCCTTGGAGCTCCGTCTCTTCAACACATCCGGAGACGCCACTAATCCAGAGAGGCTTTACGACCTGGTGGCTGTGGTGGTGCATTGTGGAAG TGGGCCCAATCGTGGACACTACATCGCTATTGTAAAGAGTCATGACTTCTGGCTGCTGTTTGATGATGACATTGTAGAG AAAATTGATGCCCAGGCAATAGAAGAGTTCTACGGACTTACCTCGGAAATCTCCAAGAACTCTGAGTCGGGCTACATTCTCTTCTACCAGTCCAGAGACTGA